From a region of the Salvelinus alpinus chromosome 2, SLU_Salpinus.1, whole genome shotgun sequence genome:
- the LOC139568275 gene encoding uncharacterized protein: MPRFVRYIHITRYIHITRYIHITRYIHITRYIHITRYIHITRYIHITRYIHIIRYIHITRYIHITRYIHITRYIHITRYIYITRYIPITRYIHIIRYIHITRYIHITRHIHITRYIYITRYIHITRYIYITGYIYITGYIHITRYIHITRYIHITRYIHITRYIYITRYIHITRYIHITRYIHITRYIHITRYIHITRYIYITGYIYITGYIHITRYIHITRYIYITRYIHITRYIHITRYIHITRYIHITRYIHITRYIHITRYIHITRYIHITRYIHITRYIYITRYIHITRYIHITRYIHITRYIYITRYIHITRYIHIIRYIHITRYIHITRYIHITRYIYIIRYIYITRYIHITRYIYITRYIHIIRYIYITRYIHITRYIHITRQLFLFIFTI; the protein is encoded by the coding sequence ATGCCAAGATTTGtaagatacatacacattaccaggtacatacacattaccagatacatacacattaccagatacatacacattaccaggtacatacacattaccaggtacatacacattaccaggtacatacacattaccagatacatacacattatcaggtacatacacattaccagatacatacacattaccagatacatacacattaccagatacatacacattaccaggtacATATACATTACCAGGTACATAcccattaccagatacatacacattatcaggtacatacacattaccagatacatacacattaccagacacatacacattaccagatacatatacattaccagatacatacacattaccagatacatatacattaccggatacatatacattaccggatacatacacattaccaggtacatacacattaccaggtacatacacattaccagatacatacacattaccagatacatatacattaccagatacatacacattaccagatacatacacattaccagatacatacacattaccagatacatacacattaccagatacatacacattaccagatacatatacattaccggatacatatacattaccggatacatacacattaccagatacatacacattaccagatacatatacattaccagatacatacacattaccagatacatacacattaccagatacatacacattaccagatacatacacattaccagatacatacacattaccagatacatacacattaccagatacatacacattaccagatacatacacattaccagatacatacacattaccagatacatatacattaccagatacatacacattaccagatacatacacattaccagatacatacacattaccagatacatatacattaccagatacatacacattaccagatacatacacattatcaggtacatacacattaccagatacatacacattaccagatacatacacattaccagatacatatacattatcagatacatatacattaccagatacatacacattaccagatacatatacattaccaggtacatacacattatcagatacatatacattaccagatacatacacattaccagatacatacacattaccaggcaACTCTTTTTGTTTATATTTACAATTTAG
- the LOC139568277 gene encoding GTPase IMAP family member 7-like, translating to MARGRGRTLRILFLLTLCLQDFTGECQDSEQPSDLRIVLVGKTGSGKSTTGNSILEGDAFTAKSSPVSVTVQSEKQSGVVNGRKIDVIDTPGLYDTTLSKEEMESEIVRCIEMSVPGPHAFLLVIRLGVRFTEEEQNTVKWIQKNFGEEASMYTILLFTHGDQLEGKSVKGFLAESPELRKLINICGGRYHSLINDKRKDNTQVRELLEKIDEMVEDNGGKHYITEMYQEAQRKIEEEKLKRRRQEENKRERERERTVEEILIRMQEEEEIRRREEKLNDCKWSALASTAALGLGAMFSSPWSLTAGATLAAVKGYECMGTYFKSDSSNSKDQKK from the exons ATGGCACGAGGAAGAGGAAGGACTCTGAGGATTCTGTTCCTGTTGACACTCTGTCTGCAAGACTTCACTGGTGAATGCCaag ATTCAGAGCAGCCCTCTGACCTGAGGATTGTTCTGGTGGGTAAGACTGGATCAGGGAAGAGTACAACAGGAAACAGCATTCTGGAAGGAGATGCATTTACAGCAAAGTCATCTCCAGTGTCTGTGACTgtacagagtgagaaacagagtggAGTGGTGAATGGGAGGAAGATTGATGTCATCGACACCCCGGGGCTCTATGACACAACACTGTCTAAAGaagagatggaaagtgaaataGTCAGGTGTATAGAAATGTCAGTCCCAGGACCCCACGCCTTCCTGCTGGTGATCAGACTGGGTGTGAGGTTCACAGAGGAGGAGCAGAACACTGTGAAGTGGATCCAGAAGAACTTTGGAGAAGAAGCCTCTATGTACACCATCTTGCTGTTCACACATGGAGATCAACTGGAGGGTAAATCAGTCAAAGGGTTTCTGGCCGAGAGCCCAGAGCTACggaaactcatcaatatctgtgGGGGCAGATATCACTCCCTAATCAATGACAAGAGAAAAGACAACACTCAGGTTAGAGAGCTGCTGGAGAAGATCGATGAGATGGTGGAGGACAATGGAGGGAAACACTACATCACTGAGATGTACCAGGAGGCCCAGAGGAAGATCGAAGAAGAAAAGctgaagaggaggaggcaggaagagaacaagagagagagagagagagagaggactgtggaGGAAATTCTAATCAG gatgcaggaggaggaagaaataagaagaagagaagagaaattGAATGACTGCAAGTGGTCAGCACTTGCCAGTACGGCTGCATTGGGGTTGGGAGCCATGTTCAGCTCTCCATGGTCGTTAACAGCAGGGGCTACATTAGCCGCTGTTAAAGGTTATGAATGCATGGGCACCTATTTCAAATCAGATAGTTCCAACTCAAAAGACCAGAAGAAGTAA